The genomic DNA GAATCTCTCTCGTGAATACTCGAGTTCATGCCCGTATGACGGAACTTCGGTCCTGTGGCAAATGCTTAGAAGAGCTGGTGTTCAACAGGAACTTCCAAGGGCCGACTATCACATCTTCAGTGAAGAGCGAGCTACAGGAACTCTCTTCCGATGAAGCATAGATCGACAGAACTCTGCTGACGCATTCGACTCGACCCTGAAATGTTGTTTGCAAAGAACATTTCAGGCTGTGTCGGTTGTATCGGATGTTGCTTCGCTGATCTGGTCCACAAGCCGGCTGAAGTCGACTGCGACAACTTCAGCGTATCTACGTGAATCAGATTGATCCATTTGAATCCGTTTTTTGCATTGAGGAGTGCAGGGAGAGATCGAAGGAACTGCTGGAGCAAATGTTGGCAGAATGCTGGCAATAAAAGCCTTCACACGCCATCGGTTCTGCCGCTGTTGGCCTGTTTGTGAGTTTGCAAAGAGGCGTTTATTTTGTGCTGATCGATTCGATAATCTTGACAGCTTGCTCCTCGTCCCAGACTTCTTCATCTTCGACAAGAACAAACATCGTCGCTTCGCCTTTGCGGCTTTTGAAAGCTCCGGTCACTTGACGAACGTTTTTGCCGTCACTTGTTCCTTTGTTGAATGTGAACTCTCGTTCGACACCGTCGATCATGAAGGTTCTTTTCTCTGACTCTTCAACATCAATGTTTTTGTTTTTGCCTTGTGTGTCCATTTGTTGTTCAAATGATTTTTCGAGCTCCTCCTTGGAGCCTTTGATCGGTATTTCCATGAGGATGATGGTTCCGGAGCTTGGGTTATCAACCCGCTGATACATCACCATATTCATTGAGGCGACTAAGATCTTGGCTTTCACACCCTGTCCCGGTTGATAGGTATCAGGGATTTCGATTGAGACGATCTCTTCCTGCATCTTCGAGACTTCAGCGGGAGTTTGAACGATTTGGAAAGCATTCTTTGCGAAAAAGAAGAAAACGCCACAGCAGGCGATGCAGCTGATCCCGAATATTGCCAGCAAAGCAATGAGGATTTTTGTTCCGGTACTCATTCCTGAACGCGGTTCAGCTTCGGACATTTCAGATTCTCCAGTCAATTTAATGATTCATATTGCACCTTAAGATGACAGATGAATCAGGTGTTGGTTCGTTGAGTGAACGCAGCGGAAAAATTTCAGCTCAAAATTCTTTCAGAAAATGAGTGATTCGAGAATAACAGAAGGCCCGGTGATGTACGACTGAAAACTGCCTATGGAATCGCTCTTCAAGTCGATCGGATGGGAAAAATTTGGGTGTTAAAACTCTGAGACGACTTCTCCGCCGTGGCGTGTGAAGAGGGCTCGAAGTAGTTGTGTGTCGATGTTTTCGCTGATGAAGCGTCCACTCCCGTCAGAGAGTGCTGTCAAGCATCCGCCGACATGAGGGCTGGAGTATTGAAACTCGCGCTCGACGCTTCCAGAGCAATCCGTTTCTTCAGGATTCAGGCCGGGTGTTGCACAGTTCGGGGCAGCTTTCCACCATCGAAGGACACCACGCGCAAAGCCCTGGCCCGTTCCACCTCCACTGCCACCGCCTCCTCCGCCACCACCACTTCCACCACCAGACCCACTGGAACCGGAGCCGCTGTTCATTGCACCGCGTGCCCAGCCTCCGAATTCAAAAGCGACTTCGCTGATCGCAATTGTGTTGGATGTCCCATCGGTCACATCACGGAACCGGGTTGATGAAAGGGGATACAGCATTCCGTCATCCGCTCCGGGTGTGGTTCCGGCATTGGCTGCGTAATGGTTCGTCCCATAGGTGTCGTCGACAGGTTCATCAGTCGGTTGCGATGGGCAGCGATAAACTGCCAATGTTTGCAGGACCACATCTTTGTTGTTCGCATGACTGAAGCGAACATTGAAGTCGTACTGGTTGTAGAGAGCTGTCTGTTCGACCTGAGGAAGCAACAGCGCCTGCCACGTCGTCAACACTTGGTTCGCGGACGTGCTCCCGGAATCTCCCAAGACTCCAATCGGGAAGACGTTGTGCGAGGATTGGTAGTTGTGCAACGCCAGTGCCAATTGACGAATATTGTTGCGGCAGGATGCGCGTCTTGCTGCTTCTCGTGCCTGCTGGACAGCGGGCAGCAGGAGTGCAACGAGAATTGCAATAATGGCGATCACCACAAGAAGTTCAATGAGTGTGAAACCACGTTGCTGGTTTCGGCCGGAAGCTGGATGCGATGGGGGCATTGAAGTCAGAGTTTTGAGGGATTTTTGTGGGGAGGAGGCGATCGTTGCCATGGAAGAGTTCGATACTATTTCATATTTCGCAGGAAGTGAAGTTGCTGGAAAGTGAGACATGAAGTTCGTTACTCTGTACTCGATTCATGGAAATTCTTAACAGACCCATTAGAACTCAATAGGACCAGAAGCCCATGCGACGAACTGGTTTGCTGCTAAGTTGTCTCGTTTTTGCATTGACATTTCAGTGTGATGCCGCCGAAAAGAATATTATCTTTTTCATCACCGATGATGAAAGTCCGACGCTGGGATGCTACGGCGATCCGGTTGCAGTGACGCCTGCAATTGATGAGCTCGCTGCCGACGGAACAATGTTTTTGAATGCGTTCGCGACGACTGCGAGTTGCAGTGCGAGTCGGTCTGTAGTGATGTCGGGGCTTCACAATCATAAAAATGGCCAGTATGGGCATCAGCACTCCTATCACAAGTTCGCATCCTTCGACAATGTGGTCAGTCTGTCGCTGCCGCGAGTCCTGGCGAATGCTGGATACCGAACAGCACAGATTGGGAAGTATCACGTCGCTCCCGAAGCGGTTTATCATTACGAGACCTATCTCAAAGGGAATGGTCGTAACGCTGTGGAAATGGCGGAGAACTGTCGCGAATTCATCAACAACAAAGAAGATGACCGTCCCTTCTTCATCTACTTTGGAACCTCCGATCCACATCGCGGTGGCGGGATCGATAAGACATCCAAGTTAAAATTGAAGCCAGACCTGTTTGGAAATCGCCCGGAGAACGGTTCTTACGAAGGGGTCGATGAAGTCTTCTACGAACCTGAAGATGTGATTATTCCCCCATTCATGACTGACACTCCCGAAACCCGCGAAGAGCTGGCGCAGTATTACCAGTCATGCTCTCGCGTCGATCGCGGCTTGGCTCGGCTCGTTCAGGTTTTGAAAGAGGCGGACCTGTATGACAAAACGATGATTGTGTTCACCTCTGATCATGGAATGGCCTTCTCCGGCGGAAAGACAACTGTCTTCGAAGCTGGGTTGCGCGTCCCCTTTGTGGTCCGCAATCCCTACGAGAAAAACAGAGGTGTGAAATCGACAGCGATGATCTCTCATGTCGACATCACACCGAGTCTCCTTGATTTCGCTGGCGGATTAAATCCGAAGACGAATGGCCCGAAGAAATGGGTGAATCCTGATCAGTTCTGGAAAGAACGTGGAGAGAATCTGAAAGAGAATCGTGGTCCAAAGTTGCGCAGCTATCACGGGAAGTCATGGATTCCGATCTTGGGAGATGCCGACGCTGAGCATTGGGAGACAATTTTTGCTTCACACACATTCCACGAGATTCAGATGTATTACCCAATGCGAGTTGTTCGCGACAAAGAATATAAGCTGATCTGGAATATTGCTCACGGGCTTCCGTATCCCTTCGCTTCAGACTTGTGGCGAGCCTCGTCATGGCAGGCACAATTTCAGAAAGGGATGACCGCTCCATATGGTCAAAAAACGGTCGGCGATTACATCCATCGTCCGCAATTCGAACTCTATCACATTTCTGAAGATCCGAATGAATCGAACAACCTCGCTGGGAAAACGGAATACGCCGAGATTCTGAAGAAGTACCAGACGAAACTGAAAGACTTTCAAAAAGAGATGGATGATCCCTGGATCATGAAATGGGATTACGAGTAAACCCTCGATTTGGCTCCAAGAGACTAAGTCCCCGGTCGTGATTGACCGGGGGCAAAATAATAAAGTTGACCGGGGCTAAGTTGGCCGTCAGGTCCATGAGGCGGAACGCCTTTGTCATTTCCGAACTTGCTAGAATCGTTGAACGAAAACGTTTTTAAGATGTCATTAAATATTCCAACAATTGATTGTTCACAGGGGGACGCCCAGCAACTCTTCGCTGAACTTCGTGAGAAGCTCAGTCCAGGGGGAGGTGATGTTGTGTCCGAAGCGGGACGACAGAGGACAATCGATCTCTTCGGGGAACCGCTCACGCCTCAGCAGGTCGTAGAGAAAATTTGCTCGGACGTGCGAGAAGAGGGGCTCAAGGCTTTATTGCATTACACCGAGAAGCTGGACCGCAAAGAACTGAGCGGTGAAACGATTCGTGTTTCGCAAGAAGAACTTGCAGCGGCGCACGCACAAGCAGAACCAGACTTTCTCGAAACTGTCCGAGACATTCGTGACAATGTTATGGAGTTTCAGCAGGAAATTCTCTCCCAGGATGCCTCAGTG from Thalassoglobus polymorphus includes the following:
- a CDS encoding DUF1559 domain-containing protein; translated protein: MATIASSPQKSLKTLTSMPPSHPASGRNQQRGFTLIELLVVIAIIAILVALLLPAVQQAREAARRASCRNNIRQLALALHNYQSSHNVFPIGVLGDSGSTSANQVLTTWQALLLPQVEQTALYNQYDFNVRFSHANNKDVVLQTLAVYRCPSQPTDEPVDDTYGTNHYAANAGTTPGADDGMLYPLSSTRFRDVTDGTSNTIAISEVAFEFGGWARGAMNSGSGSSGSGGGSGGGGGGGGSGGGTGQGFARGVLRWWKAAPNCATPGLNPEETDCSGSVEREFQYSSPHVGGCLTALSDGSGRFISENIDTQLLRALFTRHGGEVVSEF
- a CDS encoding sulfatase family protein, encoding MRRTGLLLSCLVFALTFQCDAAEKNIIFFITDDESPTLGCYGDPVAVTPAIDELAADGTMFLNAFATTASCSASRSVVMSGLHNHKNGQYGHQHSYHKFASFDNVVSLSLPRVLANAGYRTAQIGKYHVAPEAVYHYETYLKGNGRNAVEMAENCREFINNKEDDRPFFIYFGTSDPHRGGGIDKTSKLKLKPDLFGNRPENGSYEGVDEVFYEPEDVIIPPFMTDTPETREELAQYYQSCSRVDRGLARLVQVLKEADLYDKTMIVFTSDHGMAFSGGKTTVFEAGLRVPFVVRNPYEKNRGVKSTAMISHVDITPSLLDFAGGLNPKTNGPKKWVNPDQFWKERGENLKENRGPKLRSYHGKSWIPILGDADAEHWETIFASHTFHEIQMYYPMRVVRDKEYKLIWNIAHGLPYPFASDLWRASSWQAQFQKGMTAPYGQKTVGDYIHRPQFELYHISEDPNESNNLAGKTEYAEILKKYQTKLKDFQKEMDDPWIMKWDYE